The Dioscorea cayenensis subsp. rotundata cultivar TDr96_F1 chromosome 18, TDr96_F1_v2_PseudoChromosome.rev07_lg8_w22 25.fasta, whole genome shotgun sequence genome includes the window GCCATATTGACAGCGACAAAATTTTTAGCAGAATTCCTTTAACAACAGTtcactttatttaatttttggctTAAATGTGCTTCTTTTGGCTAATTTGTTCCTCAGTTATTAGGATTAATGTGTTTGAGtcaatgaaaaattttgatttgagttaAAAATGTACGATGTATGTGAATGAAAGTGTTTTCTCTGATGAGTTAATGTTCTTTGACTAGTCAATGATATGATCATATATTACTGTTGGTTCATTCAATGTCATCTCTGATCTCCTGACTGACAAGATTTTTAGTAGTATTTGTTGGTCATTGACAAGATAACAGAATTTATTGATCAATAGTTCATTATATTTGATCTTTCTGTGATCTATATGATATAAGACTTCCTGGTTAGAAGAAGcctatgatttttttcccaGAGTCACATAAACATGGTTATTGCCTACtgtcatatatattaaaacttcAAAATCCGGGTATGGTGGCCCTCGAGCAAATGTTTGGATGCTGCATCTCCATATGCGATTATTGTGTATATTCTAAATGTGTTCTTTTGTAgacttatttgtgatttataaTCTTTGTGCCTCCAAAGCGTAGTATTGGGTGAGGTGATAGTTGCAAGTATctgtaaacaataatttaatatgtACGTAAGCAGCTGctgtatatatgttttgtttattttctatatatgtatCTTTGCCATGCCCATTTGTCCAGATCATAATGTTTAGTGAGGTGAtagtttcaaaaatatataaataactaagTTCAAATGCCTTAAAGAAGCTgctgaaaatttttcaaatgatatatatgcaatttattGGATTTAAGAAGATTTCTATGTAGacattaatttaaaaagtaatGCTATTCATGTAAGAAAGTTGATTTTAATTGGCTCTTCTGTTGATCAATCCAATGCCCTCTTCTCCAAAAATGCCATTTGCTAGAATACATTGTGTGCAAAAGCTTCACAGAACAATGTCTCAGTCATCCATTTTGCTTTGAGATTGGTCTGACCAACCAAGATCAccatttttaggtttttaattatttatacgATGCATATTAAATGCTAAAACTAAAACTTCTTACTGGTAATTATAATAGTtgaaaagatttaatttttttacaaatagacATATTCATTTGAGTTAATACGGACAAGCATATAGTTTTCTTCATAGATACAATTAGATTATTTTGCCtctcaaaatttaaaagtaGTACTGATAAACGTGCTGGTTCTTTCTAACGTACGTACTTTCTTACTGAACTAGTACTAACTACTGATTAGCTTAAAATGgtagaaataaagaaatttaCATAGGTAGTTCATTCTGCATATTGCCTATATCCATATCAGTTACTTGCGGTGTTTTATCACTATAAATTTACAGATGCATAACAAAGGATCTCGTCATATTGCCGCGGAAACCAGGCTCAAGGAAAGGGTAATATCAAGAGAAGCAGAACTAAATAAGAGACTTGCCTTATCAGCTGATTCTAAAGACGTGCCAAACTCTTCAATCCCGAATAATGGAATGAAGTGCGTCAAGGTTCAAAAAAAGCCACTGATCGAGCATACACGGAAAGTGATCTTCGAGATGCAAAGCAGTATATCATCTGATCAAAATACTACCGGTCATTGCCATGATGTTATGCACAGAGCAAattcttcatcttgtttttctAACCCTTTGTGTGCCCCAATGGACGCTGTAAGTGCACCTCAAAGCGATGGAGTTGAAGTTAACTGTGAAACGAGTTCATATAAGAATTCTGAATTTTATAAACTTCGAGAGAAAGAGCTCAAGTTTACAGCTGCAGGTTGGAAGCGCGACGGTAATGGAAAGTGgtacaaagatgaaaatgtgaGTTATCTTCAATTCGTGCATCTCATCCTTTTCTTAGTTTCTGCCGacaaacagaaaaaaaatcttagtcAATTTGTTGGTGCAAAagtttaatgtaaatttttcgATCCAAGATTTTGTCAAAATCTATTTATAATCTGAATGCTGCTCTAAATTTGGTAGTATTTGTTTAACTTCAattcaattgttattttttttccacaGGCCGAGTTTGATTCAGATGAGGAAGATCCAAATGAATGCTTGAAGTGAGTTTGAGCATATCATGCAAGATGATAAAATCTCatctattctgggtatgttatgaatcttatatttttttactttgggCTGTCTATATGAATATTTTCATATACACCATGCTAACTGCTAAAgttattacataattttttttttaataaagtgaataaattataattttattaaaaagaaactgAAAGAAAACAGTACAAACACGAGAaataaagaacaacaaaaacaacaacacacAAAGAGTAAAGAAACTTTAACCAGCGGTGAGATGCTCAAAACCAGAAGCCATTCAATTTAttctagataatttttttttactactcaatttattacattttttttatgaatttgattctatatagtttttttttaaagaatataaacAAGCCATTCAAACGCTTGATCTTTGAATATGGATAAGAATAAGATACCAAAGAGTGGTATAACACTAAGAATAGATTATCTTTGACCTAGCCACTTGAAACAAGTGGATGTTGTATTAATTTCATTAACcatacatttaaatattttaaaaaaaatgaaaaaggaatttaatgtaaaaaataaaggaaGTAAAACTTTTGGTGGAGTTTGGTGGGGAAGTAGGAATAAGTTGGGTATCCAAGGGAAGAAAAAGGGCAATGACCATTAAAGGAAAGTGTTGTGCATACAGCTTGGCATGAAAAGGAAATTAAAAGTTGTGGTCCAAAAACCAGGCTGTGTAAAAGACACAACATCTTTTCATAACAAATCCTTGTTATTAATATCTCTATATAATAATGGCCATAAAAATCAACTGAAACTTTGCCTTAAAAGTGTGCACAAGATGATGACACGATTTGCCCTTTTTACCCTTTCATTTATAGATTTTTGCATGTTCTTGTTATCCCTAATAAGGCCAACAGCATCCAACACAAGACCCATGTGTAGGACCTGTCCTTTGGACATAACTTATAATTACAAATTTGAAATTAGGTAGGAATATACTTTGAGTGAGTGTTTCTTGTCTCTCTGTTCAATTActctatataaattattttgctctcttatatatattttttttctcaattcagCCAATGCAATTT containing:
- the LOC120281814 gene encoding sodium channel modifier 1-like: MHNKGSRHIAAETRLKERVISREAELNKRLALSADSKDVPNSSIPNNGMKCVKVQKKPLIEHTRKVIFEMQSSISSDQNTTGHCHDVMHRANSSSCFSNPLCAPMDAVSAPQSDGVEVNCETSSYKNSEFYKLREKELKFTAAGWKRDGNGKWYKDENAEFDSDEEDPNECLK